From the genome of Leptospira andrefontaineae, one region includes:
- a CDS encoding AraC family transcriptional regulator, whose amino-acid sequence MDFVQKALWFIEGHSKENISLEDIAKNAGVSPFHLTRTFSLTMGISLMRYLRGRRLSEAAKILVEKGSNILDLALDIGYGSHEAFTRAFKDQFSMTPEQLKSQGHLGNVNLVEAITLNAEPIPKIDPPRFETIPPRLFAGTVQHYDCQMPAGIPNQWQSFGMYLGNIPSQVGDAAYGVCYNFDAEGNFDYMCGVEVSNSSGLPKEFQVLKIPAQKYAVFTHKGHIAGIRATFAAAGKWFPDSGVKPFEGANLEKYGKEFNPVTGMGGLEIWIPVED is encoded by the coding sequence ATGGATTTCGTTCAAAAGGCTCTCTGGTTTATAGAAGGTCATTCTAAAGAAAATATTTCTCTAGAAGATATAGCAAAGAATGCAGGGGTTTCTCCCTTTCATCTCACACGAACCTTCTCTTTGACTATGGGAATTTCTTTGATGAGATATCTAAGAGGACGACGTTTGAGTGAGGCCGCAAAGATATTGGTGGAAAAAGGATCCAATATTTTAGATCTCGCTTTGGATATTGGTTACGGATCTCACGAGGCATTTACTAGAGCTTTTAAAGATCAGTTTTCGATGACTCCAGAACAACTCAAGTCCCAGGGTCATCTTGGTAATGTGAACTTAGTGGAGGCTATCACCTTGAACGCAGAACCAATTCCTAAAATCGATCCACCCAGATTCGAAACTATCCCACCTAGACTTTTTGCAGGTACTGTACAACATTACGATTGTCAAATGCCTGCAGGAATTCCAAACCAATGGCAAAGTTTCGGAATGTACCTTGGAAATATTCCTTCTCAAGTAGGAGATGCTGCTTACGGAGTTTGTTATAATTTCGATGCGGAAGGTAATTTTGATTATATGTGCGGTGTAGAAGTTTCAAATTCTTCCGGATTACCGAAAGAGTTTCAGGTATTAAAAATCCCTGCCCAGAAGTATGCAGTGTTTACTCATAAGGGTCATATCGCTGGGATCAGAGCTACTTTTGCTGCAGCAGGCAAATGGTTTCCTGATTCCGGAGTAAAACCTTTCGAGGGCGCAAACCTGGAAAAATACGGTAAAGAATTCAATCCAGTCACAGGAATGGGTGGATTAGAAATTTGGATCCCAGTAGAGGATTAA